aaacctgggtcagctgtgtgcaaggcaaacaccatctcctctgtgctatcactctggccctacctttaattaaatttttatacttaaagTCATCATCTTGGAGGAAAGCATCACAGCCCAGAGCCCTCTCCTTTGATCACTCTCAGACCATGTTACCTAGGACCCCAGTCTGGACCCTgaagtcaatttaaaataattttatttttactactaaAATTATCTCCAAGCACTAATCCCTCTAGGATAGTTATAGCTGTTTTTCTGAAATCAGCTCCATAGTCCACAAAATTCACCATTTGGTCCATATTAAAATGGGTGTTTTAGGGGGTTCCCAGTATATCCACAATATTGTGCAGTCATCACAGTTCAGTtgtagaattttctttttgttttgttttggggccacccccaatggcactcaggggttatttcctggctctgcactcagaaattactactggtgggctcggggaccttatgggacactggggattagaACTGAATCtgctgggtacaaggcaaacatccagctgtgctattgctacaatAGTTTTCCCCCAGTACCATAGCGTTTGGGTGACTTGCTACATACTAGATTTTGAAATCAAGAAGTTCAAGGCCTCTTATGTGTCTTTTATCCCTTTGTCCTGTTTAATCAAGAGTCTGCTGGCTGTTTGGTGCCCTCCCATAGGAATTTCAAGCCCCTTTTCCCATTTCTGCAAACAGCGGGAGCTGTGTCAACGCTGTTAACTGCATTGGTCCATATTGCTGTCAATTCCATGAACATaatgtctgtttctttcttcctgcaaCAGTGCTTGCTAAGTGTTATTGGTACAGGTCTTGAACTTCCATGGATGGAGTCCCTCCTgaatcatttttgcttttttaattccTCCTACCAATAGAATCGTTTTCTGCACTTCACTTTGGGATCAGCATGGCTCCATGGGCATGAACAGAGATAAGCCAAGAATGGCAGTAGAAACCTAGAGAAAGATgagtggaggaaagaaaaaaaaaaaaaaaaacaggagcaaGAAAGGGTTTGAAAAATAAGGAATGGGGGCAACAGCCTGAGAGCTGCACTTAGGCAGAATGAGGCTTTTAAGACAAACTGCCACTCACCAAGAAAACAGACCAGAATATGTGGAATGTGGTAAGTGTTAGCAAACACCACAAAGGCCCACAGGGTCCACATGACTCCTTAGCCAGCTAAGACAGGGTTTTCATGATGCTTCTCATCATATAGCAAAAGTCCCCCAGCCAAGGCCCCAACCCACAATCCAAAGGCTCTTTGATGCAGTGTCTGCAGAAAAAGCTAAACTGCAGGAGTAGTAGTTTACTCATGCTCTGAGTACTGATTGTCTTCACCCCCTACTAGTATTTCTATACTTCGAGGTGCAGGCCAGATGGCTGAGCCTATAGAAACAGTGGCACCTACTCTGAACCTTTGGACTGTGCTTATGTCCCTTTGTAAATAAACAGCCAGGTCCTTGCTCTGAAGGGTTGTGGTGAGGGCTTACTCAGTGCTGAGAACATTATGTGGCCTTCAGGAAGGGCTGGATCAAGCCTGGGTGCCAAGACAGAGAGGGATGAGCCAAGGCTGAAACAGAGACTGCAGCATGGTGGTCAGGCCTTGGTAGACTTCGGAGAGACTTTAGTGCCACATCTTACTGACCAGGGTCTCCCCACTTGCTCCAGGGAGGTGGCTGAGGACAAAGGGAGGTGTTGGGATAAAAGGCAGGAAGGGGTTATAAAAACTGTGCTTTTTCACTTGAAAGAATTCATGGGTGTCCCATCCCCCATCAGTCCTTCCTTCACAGAGGAATAGCTCAGTGCCTCAGacagccccaaacaaaaagccaGCTTCTGACCTCAGGGCCTCCCTTCTCTCAGCTCCCTGCTCTGCCCTATGTCTTGGCAGGCCTTTGATACCCTCTCTGCTTCTTCCCTGGGACCTAGAGAGTGCTTCTCCTTCTGAGGCTCATatatagcagtactcagggctggcTCAAAATTCAttgcttactcctagttctgtgctcagggctcactcctggcagtgcttggaaaaccatatgcagTCTTCTAGGAATCAAAATAGAATCTGATGCTGCCAGGTAAgccccctaccctctgtattatttgtCCACAACCCCTAGTCCcaaaaggtttttccttttcaaAGCACACAGAGGCTCCTTGCTGGGTTTTTCTTTCCGATTCCAATAAATTTGTCGTCTCAACCTGCCAGACcctccagtttcttttctttttttttttggcttttgggccacacccggcgatgctcaggggttactcccggctgtctgctcagaaatagttcctggcaggcacgggggatatTATGGGACaccggacaccgggattcgaaccaaccacctttggtcctggatcagctgcttgcaaggcaaacaccgctgtgctatttctcgggGCCCAGATCCTCCAGTTTCTTACCAGCCCTGGCAGAAACCTCACTCCTGAAGGGAGAAAGTTTCTGTAGTGGGGTGCTGGGAAGCTGTAAACAGACTCATTCTTGCTGCCCTCAAAACCAAtgatcactcactcacacacacacacacacaaacacacacacacacacacacacacagcctctgCTCCTGTGCCCAGTCCTGGGCCATCCCCTCTCCATGTCCTAAAATTGGATCCTGAAATCTGAGAGCTGCCAGCCCACAAGAGCACACTTGAAGGGCTATGAGCCTGGTCCAGGGATAGTACATCTGCTTGAGCACGTGCCTGGCGTGTCTCCAGGAAAACTCTAGCTCCTTCACTCAACAGCTGCCTCAGAGCCTGGCTGTGCAGGAGGCGAGTCTGAAGCAGCAGCCAGCAACTGCCTTGTCCTAGTCCTCAGGAGAAGGAATAAAGCTCCAGAAAGGTGGCTGAGAGCAAAGCAAAGGGACGGATTCAGAGTGGCTTTAAAGCAGAAATTAGCTAAGCTGAGAGATTGGAATAAAAAGCAGGGAAGCGTTGTAAAACTGTGTGTTTGCACTTGAAAGAATTCATGGGTGTCCTATTCCCCCCTCCAGTTCCTTAAGGAGCTTCTGGTCTCAGTTTAAATGTCACCTCCTTGGAAACTTTCCCTGGCTACCAGTCCACTCTGGGCCATTCATTCCTGCCCTGCCCTTGTTCCCCACTGAGCATTATTCATCATCACACTCTGGTTCCTTGTGGTGATGTCGTTAGACCATCAATCACTTTGTGTGCAGGTCAGAGCTTACTGTCTTCCCTCCAGTGTTAGCACAAGAGCTGGGTGTGTGGGGGAGGCTCTCTCATATACTCGGTGGAATCAATGAGTGTTTGAGGGTCCAGGAAGGAGGGACAGGTTTGGCCACAGAGACCAGGTAGCCCCTCATATAGATCTATGGAAGTGTTGGACATGAGGGAGAGAGCTTAGATAAGCACAGGTTTAAGGCCTAGAGTCTCCTTGTAGATTTTATATCGTTTACCCTGGCAAACAATAAAAGTGGGGTGATTGGGTCAGAGAGGTAAAACAATAggttttatcttgcatgtggcggaacctggcttcaatccctggtgccccatttaattcctgagcatcacaagaaatgacccctaagcacagagccaggagcaaaccttaAGCACCACCtcgtgtggtctaaaaacaaccaaatagtagtagtagtagtagtagtagtagtagtagtagtagtagtagtagtagtaacaaCAGCGAGTTTTGCTGCTATTATGTCCAGTTCTAAGGGAATATTATTTCCCCTGGGAGGAAATAATTGATGAAACTGTTATTGATGCAACAACTGGATGAACAGCATTTTCCTTTGAAACCTGATCGTGACCGGCTTGTAAGATACAGAATTGTACAAAGAAAGGCCTGCAGGAACCCTGGGGTCCAGAGAAAAGCCGCCTTTCCAGAGTACTGCCCCTGTCCCCAATAACTCTTTGCTTTGGTTTAGGTTTGactttggggacacacccggctcaggggttactcctggctctgtactaaggaatcactcctggcgggggcctaggggaccctatgggaagcccGGGTTGGAAGCCAAgtcgacctcatgcaaggcaagcgccttccccaGCAGAACAATCGCTCAGAACCCCGTAAGAACGTCTCTTCAGAGTTCATGGCttcctcctagttctgtgctcaggaaacaatgTTCCCTCCCTTTTCAAACTCGGGCTACACACTGGGTGGGAAACAGGACAGTGCTAGGAAGTCACACCCGGGGTCAGGCCGCTCTGTTTGCAGAGGAGGCACCGCCAGAGCCGCCGGAGCCGCCGTGGTGACTTTGGACAGACTGGGGGTGTCAGTCACCGTGTCACAGGGCAGCGCCAGCACCAAGGCCAGGCCAGGCCGCACGGGCGCCGCCGACCTCTGGCCACACTTGGCCGCGGACCACGCCCCACCCCGCCACGCCCCCGCCGCTCCGCCTTCCGATTGGCCAGCCGCCCCGAGGCCTGACCAATGAGAAGCGCGAGCGTCCCCGGAAGCCGGAAGCGCGCCGGAAGCGCGGCGGTCCCCGGGCCGCAACAGCTGTCGCCCCTGGCGCGATGCGAGGGCTCGCCCGCGTCTTCCCGCTGCGGCTCGCGCCGCGCCCGCTGGGCCCGCCGCTGTCCCGGCCGTGCAGCGGGCGAGCGGCCGGCGCCCTGGAGCGGGACATGGACGAGCTGCTGGGCCGCTCGGTGCCCCCGACGCCCGCCTACGAGCTGCGCGACAAGACGCCGGCGCCCGCCGAGGGCCAGTGCGCCGACTTCGTGAGCTTCTACGGCGGCCTGGCGCGGGCGGCCGAGCGCGCGGCGCTGCTGGAGCGCCTGGCGCGCGGCTTCGGCGTGGACCACGGCCTGGTGGCCGAGCAGAGCGCCGGCGTGCTGCAGCTGCGGGAGCAGCCCCGCGAGGCCGCCGTGCTGCTGCAGGCCGAGGACCGGCTGCGCTACGCGCTGGTGCCGCGCTACCGGGGCCTCTTCCAGCACATCAGCAAGCTGGACGGCGGCATGCGCTTCTTGGTGCAGCTGCGGGCCGACCTGCTGGAGGTGCAGGCCCTCAAGTTGGTGGACGGGCCGCATGTGCGGGTAAGGCCTGCCAGACCCGCGCCACCCCGGCTCGGCGATGGGGTGCCCTGTGCGCTTCTCCTCTCGCTGGCTCTTTGGCAACTCTCCCCAGTGTCCTCACCTGCCCCTCCAGAGCCTACGCCTTCCCACCGCCTCCTGTTGCTGCTgttgctcctcctcctccagggTGCCCTAGGGGGTTCTACGCTAGCTGGTGCTTGCTAGAAGTTCTCTAGCTCAGCGCCACTTGACCTTTTGACATTCCCAGTATGCCTCCGTGGAGAAGAGCCCGcacgtttaaaaaaaaaaaaaaaagaacaaaaggtttttttgttgttgttttgttttgtttgtttggttggtttttgggtcacacctgacagcgctcaggggttactcctggctctacgctcagaaatcacccctggcaggcacggaggagcatatgggatgcagggattcgaaccactgaccttctgcatgcaaggcaaacgctttacctccatgctatctctccggcaccccccaaaaaagtcttttatttgaGCACCGAATTCTCATCTCTACTGGGCTAGCTGGCTGGGTCCAAGATTTTTGGACACAATTGGCATCTGGGTACAATGCCATACCAGCTCCAGAAATTTTGTGCAAAGCAGAGATCGCCTGAACTCCCCCACCCCTCCACTGCCAGAAGGTCTGGATCCAGTTTTTCAAGGGTTCTCAGTCTCAGCTTTGGGGATCCTTCTGCCGAGTTCAGGCCTGAAATTTCAGGGGCTGAGCTGCCTTAAGCTAAGGAGGTGCTTAGGGAATTCCCTGTTGGTGGCCAAGATATACTTTTTTTAAGACTTACATAATGATGACTTGGGAGGCTGCAGGTGGTTGGCATTCTGGTTGGAAGGGACCAATGACTTGACCTTTTAATGAGTAAAAACTGATGGAAACGTTTCTGGGAGTTTCTGACAGTCAGAACTTTTATCAGGTGAAATaggctttaaaaataatatacagccggggctggagagatagtgcagtggtagggtgtttgccttgcacgcatcgaTTCAGGACGAATGTTgatttcgaatcccagcatcccataggtcccagcctaccaggagagatttctgagcgcagagctaagagtaatacctgagcaccgctgggtatgactcaaaaatcaaaatagtaataataataacaataataataataaacagttgACTGGTTCCACCAGATTCATTTAAGAAAAACAGCTCACCATGGCATGAGCACTCTTTGTCACCCCAGAAGTGGGTGAGGAACAGCGAAAGGCAGTTTGTCCTGGCAGGGCATGGATTGGACCCTCTGTCACCTGCTCACATATATATCCCAGATATGAGGCACTGGGCTCACTCAGGCTTGTCATGCCAATCTGGTCCCAATGTTTACCAGATCCATAGCTTTGGCTCCAGTAGTATGTTGTCTACCAGAACCATAGCTTTCTCAGCTGGATGGCCTTCGGAGTTCAAACGTTGGGACCTCGAAGATAGACTTGAGCCAAAAGATGTATTACGTGGTGCTAAGGGTCTTGCTTGTGCCTTGCAGGTGTTTCCATGGAGACATGGTACCACTTTCTGCCTGTTCCATGCATGCTCCTGGCTCAGCCCAATGTGAGGGACGAGGGACAGTGGTACACCCCAGGCATGTTGTAGTCTGCAGCTTCCCAGGACATGTGGGTTGTGTTTGATGGCCATCTAGCTTTTTGGAAGTCTTTTTTTTGCCCTTTGCCCAGCAGATGATATGGCTGGTGTCCTGGCAACTGATGAACCCCTATCTGTTCTGGGTGTTAGTGGGGATGGTAAAGGCAGGAGGATATGGGGCAGGAGCTGGTGAAGCTCATGCCCAGGGCTGAGAGTCAAGGGTGTCTAATAGTAGGGGTCATGTAGATGCAAGTACATAGGAGTGTGTGTGTGCCCAGGAGTTTACACGTgagatgtgtgtgcatgtgtgtgcatatctGGTTTGGGATTGGGAGAGCAGAAGCAATGCCCATGCACCCCACATGTCACTCAACCACTTGATCCCCACTGTGTGGGGCAGGGTGGCCCACCCAGAGCCCAGGAACACCAGGAGACTCTAGGAAATGTGTGCCCTGTAGGATCTGGGGGATCCTGTGCTGGTGTTCCAGGTGGAAGTCCCCGGAGGAGGAAAGAATCTTTGGGACAATGCTTCTGGAGGGCAGCTGTCACCCAGCACTGATCTCTCCCTCTGTCCTGCACATTTATTTCCCTTgacattgttctctctctcttctctctctccccacttttctctctcccttctttcttctctttctctcctctctctctcctctctcttttctctctcctctttcctctctcctgctGTGCAGGATAGGGGATTGTTGGACACTTTGGGGCATGGAGGAATGAGTCAGAAATGACTCCCTGCTTACAGAGCTCACACCCCCAGATGGGATGCTCTGTTTTTAAGGAATTGCCAAGGTTTCCCTCCCCCTTTCCATTCCCAATGACTATGTCTGCTCCCTGGAGTTACTTAGTAGCTCTTGGTAGCTGCAGAGGTCATCTCCTGCTTACAGTGGTAAGGACAAAAGAAGATATGCAAGGAGATGGACCTGTGTCTTAAGGTCTCCCACAGTGGTCACATCTGTGCTGACTCTGGTTCTGGGCCCCTGAGCTAGTTCTGAACCACACCCACCCTTTCTATCCTGGTTTCTGAGGGTTCTGTGCAAATCTTTAtgggttttttcttcctttatttttgagGGTATGTGATTTAGGCTCagagcctattcctggctcttcactcagggaatCACCccagcagacttggggaacccttTGGGGGGGCAGGTcccaaacctgagttggctgtgagTTTGGCCAGTGCTGTTCCTGCTGGGCTCTCACTCTAGCCCTGCCAGTCATCCTGGATGACAGCACCAGTGGTTTCATTTCTGGGAGGTAGTCTTTGAGGCTGTGTGCAATCTCTGTTTCAGCAGTTACGCTGCTTGCTCAACCCCTGATAATTGTGTCTCAGGAAGGGGAGAACCAGGAAGGACTAGACTGTGAGATCTACCATCCCCCCCACTGGGATTACTCTCCTGGCAGGGAGTTGGGGGGTTCCCTCCCAAGAGGCCCTGTGGTCCCTTCCAAAGATGCTCATCTGCATGTGTTCCCCCCCCCTTCTCAGCTGTGTAGCTCACTGCAGCCAGTACAGGGGCACACTTCATAAAGGGGCTGTCTGTGGGCTCCTGGCTGAACTCTCAGAGCTAAGGAAGCCCCTGTCGCCTCCCAATGCCCTGTGTTAAGCTGGGCACCCACTTGTCCCACACACAGGAGATGAATGGGGTGCTGAAGAACATGCTCTCCGACTGGTTCTCACAGGCCTTTCTCAACCTTGAGCGAGTCACCTGGCACTCACCCTGTGAAGTACTCCAGAAAATCAGTGAGTAAGTACAGCACTCCTCCCTTCTCCCTGTCTCTTCCCTGTTTTCTCCTCTCTATCCTTTCTCCCtgcccctcttccctctccctctcccatttttcctctctccttcctcctccctgttTCTTCTCCCTGCCCTCCTCTTCCCTACTCCCTGTCTCTCCTACCTCATTTTCCCCTCCTCTGTCTCTCCTATTCATTCCTCCTCCCTGACCTTCCCTTATTCCtcttttctgtccttccttttcttccctcctccctatcctccctccctcttcccacttcctctcttctttcttcctcttctcctccatgTTCTCCCTCATCCttgcctcctcctccctcccaggATTAGGGCTTGCTCGGTGATCTGGTGCCCACACAACTAAGACACGGGCCTTGCTCTCTGGGCTCAGGATGCCACCATCAGAAGCCAGCAGTGGAACTGTGAGCCTGCAGGGGCTGCAGGGCATGTATAGATGCTGGGAGCAGCCTGTCCCCAGGCAGGGATACCCTGGCTGCACACCCTGAACAGCAAGGGCTGAGGAGCTCTCTGGCATGTCCAGGAAAGTGGGTGAAGGTTCCCAGTTCCCAGAATGGGCACTGACTGCCACGCCCCTGCCCCGCAGGACAGAAGCTGTGCACCCCGTGAAGGACTGGCTGGACATGAAGCAACGCGTGGGGCCCTACCGCAGGTGCTTCTTCTTttcccactgctccagccctggggACCCGCTGGTGGTGCTGCATGTGGCGCTGACCAAGGACATCCCCAGTGCTATCCAGGTATGGGGCCACCCAGGCACctgcctttcctttcttcctcgtAAAGCCCCTTTGCATGAAGCTCGAGGACTAACCAAAGGCTCAGAGATGTGTGTCCTTCACACACTGCCTTGTGGCTCCCAGGCCACGGCCAGCATGGGATTCCTGTGGCCAGGGGGGGTGCAGCATGGCATGGCCAGTCCCTCTCCTGCAGCCTGACCTacctccccaaaccctaccaggcCCTGCTCAAAGCCTCAAACTCAGGAGGAGACAGAGCAGCCATTGGCAGGAACTTGTTTCCCCAGCATGTGAGGTTAGGGGTCAGCAGGGCAGATCAAGAGGGACTGGGAACTCCTCACTGATGGATGGCCAAGGGGAGGCAGATGGGAGCTGAGTGTACCCTGGCCAGCAGTGTCCCCTTGTCCTTAGTCCTCTGCACTGTGGCTTTGCAGGAGATTGTGAAGGATGAGCCGCCGGCCGGCCCCGAGGACCAGAGTAACATGGGCGCTGCCATCTTCTACTCCATCGGCCTCATCAAGCCTGGCCTGCGGGGCGTGGAGCTGGGCACCTTCCTCATCAAGCGGGTGGTGAAGGAGCTGAAGGTGAATACCAGAGAGGGGAGAGGTGGAGTTGGAGCGGGGAGTGCAGTATCCTGGGATCTTAGCTCAGGGCCCATAGGGTGTGGATCACAGGGCATGAGGCCCTCAACTGTTAGATCTCTCAGCATCTCCAGGGTCCCTCCAAAGGCTGGCACATTTGCCCTGTCGCTCCCCTGTAGAGAGAGtctcccccaccccattcccCTGTCTGTTCCCTGCAGAGAAAGTCTCCTCACCTGATTTCTTTCTCACCTGCAGCGAGAATTCCCCCACCTGGGCACCTTCTCCAGCCTGTCCCCCATTCCCGGCTTCACCAAGTGGCTATTGGGGCTCCTGAGCTCACAGGCCAAGGAGTCAGGCTCAGCCCAGCTATTCTTGGACTCGGAGCTGCAGGAGCTGGCAGCACTCACAGGCAGCACTGCTCCCATTCATGACACCATGCGCAGCCTACTGTCCAATAGCGAATGGATCAAGTCAGCCGAGCTGGTGCAGGTGCTGCGGGCACCTCTGCTGAGGCTGTGCGCCTGGTACCTGTACGGTGAGAAGCACCGTGGCTACGCCCTCAATCCCGTGGCCAACTTCCACTTGCAGAACGGTGCCGTGCTCTGGCGCCTCAACTGGATGGCGGACCTCAGCCCCAATGGCTTGGCAAACTCCTGTGGCCTCATGGTCAACTACCGCTACTTCCTGGAGGACACCGCAGCCAACAGCACCGCCTACCTGGGCAACAAGAGCATCAAGGCCTCGGAGCAGGTGCTGGGCCTGGTGGCCCAGTTCCAGAAGCACAGCAAGCTGTAGACCCCTGGGACACAGCCACCTCCTGGGGTCCCCCCTTGTGTCCCGGACTCGAACTGGGTGTGATGGGGAGGGGTCTGCAGCTGAGCACCCCTGCCTCAAACATCCCTTGGATGGGAAGCCAGGGGTCCTTTCAGCTCCAAGCCTCGAGAGGCAGGTGGCTGTGTGCAGGCCTGACCATGTCTCTCACCTGATGCTGAGGGAGTCCGGTATCAGGGCTTCCAGCTGCATAAGTCCCCCCACTCCTGCTGGGTCTCTCAGCATCTGGGGGTGTTGCTCAGGTTTCTGCTGGGGACTGGGCCCCCTGCATCAGGACAGTAAAGAGCCGTCTGGTCCACAGACGTGACTAGTTACCCATGACCGTGCATTTCTTCTGGTCTCGGTGACAACTGTCCTTGGTCCAGACTGGGTGTCTGGGACCCAGGGATGAGGCCATCATCACCAAGGTGGAGGACAGGCGTCTGCTCATGGGAATAGTGTGTGCACATGagtttatatgtgtatgtacatgttAGATATATGTGGGTGTGCAGGAGGGGTTGCATGTTGTGTGCCTGGGTGCCATgcaaatgtgtttgtgtgtgcacatgtgacAGTGTGTGATGACCATGGATGAGGTTATATGTGTAAAGGGATGTTCCCATAcgggtgtgtctgtctgtgtctgctTGAGATTGCAGTGTGCCTTGCAACCAACTTCCTTTTCCTGCCTCTGCTGTTTATGTTCAGGGGAGTTTCCAGAGTCCCCCTGGGCTTCTCCCCCCCTCCACTCCCCAGCTGGGCTGCTCTAATCCTTGAGGCTGGGAGGGCTATGGAGCAGGAAGTTCTGTTCCTCCAGTGTCTGCATCAGCCCCCAGGTCCAAAGTGCAGATATTGGGGGCTTGTGGGATTTGGTGAGCCATTAAGTGAAACCTGTACCTGTCAGACCCTTGGGTGGGACTCCGCTCCACCGTATGCCCAGACGGTGCTGTATCCTAGATAACCAAGGTCTGCGCTCAGCCTGATCCCTCCCTCAGTCTCCAGACACAGAACAGCCATTtgcttttaggtttttgttttcgggtctcacctggcagtgctcagaactgactccaggctctgcattcaagaatcatttCTTCTAGTAGAGCTCAaggaaccctgtgggatgccagagattgaacccgggtcagctgcatgcaaagcaagtgtggaAGTATATGGGCCTGTGTGAGTGGTTGTATACATGTGTGTGGGGTGCCTGTGTGTAGGAATGGATGGGTCTGTGTGCTCTCTCTGAGTCCAGATGTGGATGTGGATGTGTTAATTTTTGTGTGGAGGAATGTGCACACAGTCATAGTGTGAGATCTCCAGGTGCTGGGGAGAGGGATGACAGGCACAGACTTACACAGGGGCCCCTGCCTTGGCCTGGCTCATCCCTTTACTAGCAGCAGAGGCAGTATTGACTTCCAAGTGTGGGAAGTCCTGCCTTGCCCACAATCAGCCCCTGAATCATGGAGTCGGGCTCCATTGCACCTTCCAGCCCTAGATCCAACCGAGAATGGAACCCCAGCAAGACCCTCCAGGTTGCACTCCCACCTCTCTGCTGCTCTGTCAGACTataggggaggggagagatggatccctcgcagtggtcctcaaactatggcccacgggccacatattgtatttgtatctgttttgtttcttcattgaaaaataagatatatgcagtgtgcataagaattcgttcataagttttgttttcactatagtcagaccctccaatggtctgagggacagtgaactggccccctgtttaaaaagtttgaggacccctgctggaTCCAGTTCTAGCTGCTTTGCACCCGCTGGCCAGTAGATGGCGGTCTCGCCTCTCGGTTcctctgagtgtggagccatgTGGGTTCAGGACATCACCTCCTCTGCAGGACTGGACTGTCAactgggggcctgagagagagcacatcggcagggcgtttgccttgcacgcagaaggactgtggttcgaattccgcgCGCACCCCTAATCAGGGCCGGGACCCTCCAAGGGCCTCAGCTGAACCTGGCTctgaccacccccccccaccccacacacacacactttccatcAATCTCAGGCCCAGTCCACCTCTCTGAGCCCTGCAGCATATACAAAACCTGGATCACATTGGGAGATCCAAGAGGGACCTTTGTGGACTTGAGTTGGGTCCCTCTGGGGAGCTTCCAGAGCCCCATCTCTTGGGTTCTCCAACTCATGAGCACCTGTAATATGGGGAACAGTTCTGCTATGTCCCCCAAAAATCTGGCTTCCTTGATCTGCcaccaggcaagcaccttgctgGGATGAGCTAAGGCTGAGCAGGGCAGTGCCCATTAGCTATGATGCTCAGAGATTCACCTGGGGCCAGGAAAGTAACTGAAACATTTAGGGTCTTGTAAAGTGAAGAAGTGTATTGCCTGGGGATGGGGGTGCATCACAGCATTTGAGTGAGTTCTAAAGGGCTAGAGCATGGAACAAGGTCTGGAGAAAGCTTTCTTTGGCTTTTCTGGGCACAGTGTTGAAGTTAATAGGCCCGTGCAATCCTTCCCCTCCAGCCTTTGCTAACCTGTttgttgtgtgtctgtgtcctGAAGTAGCtctaaaatgggggggggggggagatccaGGAGTACATTTGTGGCTGGACCTATCACAGGCGGCCCAAGGATTTCCAATGAGTCCTGGCATGTAAGAATGCCCTGGTGCTGTGGGCTCAGTAGATGCTGGAGTTAGTTTCTCTGCCTTATCCGATGAGGTGGGGAATGGGCTGTGCTTTATTATtcgggcccacacccagcagtgggaGGGCTCAAAAGCTGA
This window of the Suncus etruscus isolate mSunEtr1 chromosome 14, mSunEtr1.pri.cur, whole genome shotgun sequence genome carries:
- the MLYCD gene encoding malonyl-CoA decarboxylase, mitochondrial isoform X1, whose translation is MDELLGRSVPPTPAYELRDKTPAPAEGQCADFVSFYGGLARAAERAALLERLARGFGVDHGLVAEQSAGVLQLREQPREAAVLLQAEDRLRYALVPRYRGLFQHISKLDGGMRFLVQLRADLLEVQALKLVDGPHVREMNGVLKNMLSDWFSQAFLNLERVTWHSPCEVLQKISETEAVHPVKDWLDMKQRVGPYRRCFFFSHCSSPGDPLVVLHVALTKDIPSAIQEIVKDEPPAGPEDQSNMGAAIFYSIGLIKPGLRGVELGTFLIKRVVKELQREFPHLGTFSSLSPIPGFTKWLLGLLSSQAKESGSAQLFLDSELQELAALTGSTAPIHDTMRSLLSNSEWIKSAELVQVLRAPLLRLCAWYLYGEKHRGYALNPVANFHLQNGAVLWRLNWMADLSPNGLANSCGLMVNYRYFLEDTAANSTAYLGNKSIKASEQVLGLVAQFQKHSKL
- the MLYCD gene encoding malonyl-CoA decarboxylase, mitochondrial isoform X2 gives rise to the protein MDELLGRSVPPTPAYELRDKTPAPAEGQCADFVSFYGGLARAAERAALLERLARGFGVDHGLVAEQSAGVLQLREQPREAAVLLQAEDRLRYALVPRYRGLFQHISKLDGGMRFLVQLRADLLEVQALKLVDGPHVRAFLNLERVTWHSPCEVLQKISETEAVHPVKDWLDMKQRVGPYRRCFFFSHCSSPGDPLVVLHVALTKDIPSAIQEIVKDEPPAGPEDQSNMGAAIFYSIGLIKPGLRGVELGTFLIKRVVKELQREFPHLGTFSSLSPIPGFTKWLLGLLSSQAKESGSAQLFLDSELQELAALTGSTAPIHDTMRSLLSNSEWIKSAELVQVLRAPLLRLCAWYLYGEKHRGYALNPVANFHLQNGAVLWRLNWMADLSPNGLANSCGLMVNYRYFLEDTAANSTAYLGNKSIKASEQVLGLVAQFQKHSKL